Proteins encoded in a region of the Campylobacter geochelonis genome:
- the mshL gene encoding pilus (MSHA type) biogenesis protein MshL, protein MSLLHINKKFGVAFVLAMSLAASSLSANSTCDRRAFNIAVTDVVTLNEMLVQLSDVCKFSVVAKDAIAADELKKQINGINIKDLSLREVFNVLISENNLDYEYSNSVLKVSALQTKTFKIDYITSIREGTAITKASVDSAPVEVGNDGDNERESDNQISTKERFHFWENVSGEITAILNNGTEKYVAIAPIINENAGLITVTATKAQINRVAKYVADMQRRLKRQVILDVSIIAVDLRNDYTTGIDWSKFNIGFNSYLNNNIATPNPSNFSFGNSRTGVVAATDGTTGNPVVGNLHSEKASASNGAWAIGANFNFNIEGMINFLETKGKTKVISSHKVMTLNNQPALISVGDNINYRVLQESSNDNSLSGKTNTTYTQYSVFIGILLNILPEISDDNKIMLRINPSLSNFKYEDDNTRQINIREIAPDTLQKKLSTVVTVGDGDTVILGGLIGQTKGKDNTSVPLLSSIPLIGDLFQSTKDKLTTTELVFVVTPRIFDNTNVPMRESLKELGYSKSLYSYE, encoded by the coding sequence ATGTCGTTATTACATATAAATAAAAAATTTGGTGTAGCTTTTGTATTGGCTATGTCTTTAGCGGCTAGTAGTTTAAGTGCAAATTCTACTTGTGATAGAAGAGCTTTTAATATCGCAGTTACCGATGTTGTTACGTTAAATGAAATGCTTGTGCAGCTATCTGATGTTTGCAAATTTAGCGTAGTTGCAAAAGATGCTATAGCAGCAGATGAGCTAAAAAAACAGATAAATGGTATAAATATTAAAGATTTATCTTTAAGAGAGGTTTTTAATGTTTTAATAAGTGAAAATAACCTTGATTATGAGTATTCAAACAGTGTTTTAAAAGTTTCTGCGCTTCAGACAAAAACTTTTAAAATTGATTATATAACTTCTATTAGAGAAGGAACTGCTATAACAAAGGCTTCTGTTGATTCGGCTCCTGTAGAAGTAGGAAATGATGGCGATAATGAAAGAGAATCGGATAACCAAATTTCTACTAAAGAGAGATTTCACTTTTGGGAAAACGTAAGTGGTGAGATAACAGCTATATTAAACAATGGCACTGAAAAATACGTAGCGATTGCTCCGATTATTAATGAAAATGCAGGACTTATAACAGTAACTGCAACAAAAGCGCAAATAAATAGAGTTGCAAAATATGTAGCTGATATGCAAAGAAGATTAAAAAGACAAGTTATTCTTGATGTATCAATCATAGCGGTTGATTTGAGAAATGACTATACTACAGGAATTGACTGGAGTAAATTTAATATAGGTTTTAACTCTTATTTAAACAATAATATCGCTACTCCAAATCCTTCAAACTTTTCATTTGGTAATTCTAGAACAGGAGTTGTGGCTGCTACTGATGGGACTACTGGCAATCCAGTTGTTGGAAATCTTCATAGCGAAAAAGCTAGTGCATCAAACGGAGCATGGGCGATAGGAGCAAACTTTAATTTTAACATTGAAGGTATGATAAATTTCCTTGAAACAAAGGGAAAAACTAAGGTTATCTCAAGCCATAAAGTAATGACTTTAAATAACCAGCCAGCACTTATTTCGGTTGGTGATAATATCAATTATCGTGTTTTACAAGAAAGTAGTAATGACAACTCTCTTAGTGGCAAAACAAATACTACTTATACACAATACTCTGTATTTATAGGAATTTTGTTAAATATCTTACCTGAAATTTCAGATGATAATAAAATTATGCTTAGAATTAATCCAAGCTTAAGTAATTTTAAATATGAAGATGATAATACAAGACAAATTAATATAAGAGAGATTGCTCCAGATACACTACAAAAGAAATTATCTACTGTAGTAACAGTAGGAGATGGAGATACTGTTATATTAGGTGGTTTGATAGGTCAAACTAAAGGTAAAGATAACACAAGTGTTCCGCTACTTAGCTCTATACCTTTAATCGGAGATTTGTTTCAAAGTACAAAAGATAAGCTAACAACAACTGAGCTGGTTTTTGTAGTAACTCCAAGGATATTTGATAATACAAATGTTCCTATGAGAGAGTCTTTAAAAGAGTTAGGGTACTCTAAATCTTTATATAGCTATGAGTAA
- a CDS encoding ATP-binding protein, with product MSNNYTLIKDIFVETDKITDFVNLDKSTLAYHKILSALQKPLKLILFYGKPGCGKTFLLNKIKQDLEKKLTVVFFPQPFFDEKEFFNELYIQIFGKKSRYKIENYESFMRLYKVAIETASSPVKPTDQVVMLLDEAQLYPPNLIEKIRLMADSRLFKFLFTVHKTNEEDALAKDYFKTRIWSSIELPNSTLSELKLYIEKKLIFHDFHQYFYMYNDSNFDLLYHLTDGNLRNLNKILYKTYELCEYYEVNRPTEISASNLNNKLIEMAAINAGLINA from the coding sequence ATGAGTAATAATTATACTTTAATAAAAGATATTTTTGTCGAGACAGATAAAATCACTGATTTTGTTAATCTCGACAAATCCACACTAGCTTACCATAAGATATTAAGCGCTTTGCAAAAGCCACTTAAACTTATACTTTTTTATGGTAAGCCAGGCTGTGGAAAGACATTTTTGTTAAATAAGATAAAACAAGATTTGGAAAAAAAACTAACAGTTGTATTCTTTCCTCAACCTTTTTTTGATGAAAAAGAGTTTTTTAATGAACTATATATTCAAATTTTTGGTAAAAAATCAAGGTATAAGATAGAAAATTATGAAAGTTTTATGAGACTGTATAAAGTAGCCATAGAAACTGCTAGCTCACCAGTGAAGCCAACAGATCAAGTTGTTATGCTACTAGATGAAGCGCAACTTTATCCTCCAAATTTGATCGAAAAAATTAGGCTTATGGCAGATAGTAGACTTTTTAAGTTTCTTTTTACCGTTCATAAGACAAACGAAGAAGATGCTTTGGCAAAAGATTATTTTAAAACTAGAATTTGGTCTAGTATAGAGTTGCCAAATTCAACCTTAAGCGAACTTAAGCTTTATATAGAAAAAAAGCTTATATTTCATGATTTTCATCAATATTTTTATATGTATAATGACTCAAATTTTGATTTGTTGTATCATTTGACAGATGGAAATTTGAGAAATTTAAATAAAATTTTATATAAAACATATGAACTTTGTGAGTATTATGAAGTTAACAGACCAACAGAGATTAGCGCGTCAAATCTTAATAATAAATTAATAGAGATGGCAGCGATAAATGCAGGACTTATAAATGCTTGA
- a CDS encoding GspE/PulE family protein, producing MANLEKDILKILIKNGKIPQNADQEILEKMDIGLTLGEVLIGDNYMSEDEFALILSTLYKAKKITMDDINEKFSMDTKTFLNIFAKSYKMEYIDLDEIDIDYRISEKVSLHQLKKFKALPIKEDDLSIYVALKDPFDINAQDRMQALFSRKLLKVVLSDADQIEKYLAKLELSESIKGIVADIRKELASTTGAGADGSTSSGILQLIETIVKQSIISRGSDIHIEPTETNCIVRTRIDGMLTEIFIFDKDIYPPLVSRLKLLSNMDIAERRRPQDGRFSLVVADKEYDFRISTLPILNGESTVMRILDKSKVLISLEKLGMHPKSFAKFNSAMKAPYGIVLVTGPTGSGKTTTLYAALNDIKNVTTKIITVEDPVEYQLSMIQQVHVNEKAGLTFASALRSILRQDPDVIMIGEIRDQETLRIAIQAALTGHLVFSTLHTNDAVSAIPRMVDMGIEPYLISGSIVAIEAQRLVRKLCSHCKQPVNLPKSTLDKISQYLPQNYTFFKAVGCDKCSQAGYAGREMISEVLPISDKMQSLIANGASKEELKKVAYEEGYIDMFHDGIIRAANGVTSIEEIYRVAKE from the coding sequence ATGGCTAATTTAGAAAAAGATATATTAAAGATTTTAATAAAAAACGGAAAAATTCCTCAAAACGCCGATCAAGAGATTTTAGAAAAGATGGATATCGGACTAACTCTTGGCGAGGTTTTAATTGGTGATAACTATATGAGCGAGGATGAATTTGCTCTTATTTTATCGACTTTATACAAAGCTAAAAAGATAACCATGGATGATATAAATGAAAAATTTTCCATGGATACTAAGACATTTTTAAACATTTTTGCCAAATCTTACAAGATGGAATATATAGATTTAGATGAAATTGACATTGATTATAGAATTTCTGAAAAAGTCTCATTGCATCAACTTAAAAAATTCAAAGCCTTGCCTATAAAAGAGGATGATTTAAGCATATATGTTGCATTAAAAGATCCATTTGATATAAACGCTCAAGATAGAATGCAAGCTTTATTTAGTAGAAAGCTTCTAAAAGTTGTTTTAAGCGACGCCGATCAGATAGAAAAATACCTCGCAAAACTTGAGCTTTCAGAAAGCATTAAAGGTATCGTTGCTGATATACGAAAAGAGCTTGCAAGCACTACAGGCGCAGGAGCTGATGGAAGTACAAGTTCTGGAATTTTACAACTTATAGAAACCATAGTAAAGCAGTCTATTATCTCAAGAGGAAGCGATATCCACATTGAGCCAACGGAGACAAACTGTATTGTTAGAACAAGAATTGATGGTATGCTAACTGAAATTTTTATCTTTGATAAAGATATCTATCCACCATTAGTTTCGAGGCTAAAGCTTCTATCAAATATGGATATAGCAGAGCGACGTCGCCCACAAGATGGTCGTTTTTCGCTTGTTGTTGCAGATAAAGAGTATGATTTTCGTATCTCGACACTACCGATTTTAAATGGCGAATCAACGGTTATGAGAATTTTGGATAAATCAAAAGTTTTAATAAGCCTTGAAAAGCTTGGAATGCATCCAAAAAGCTTTGCTAAATTTAACTCTGCGATGAAAGCGCCTTATGGGATTGTTTTGGTTACTGGACCTACTGGAAGTGGTAAAACAACTACGCTTTACGCGGCTTTAAATGATATAAAAAATGTCACAACCAAAATCATAACAGTTGAAGATCCAGTAGAGTATCAACTAAGCATGATTCAACAAGTCCATGTTAATGAAAAAGCCGGACTTACCTTCGCAAGTGCGCTAAGATCTATCTTAAGACAAGATCCAGATGTTATCATGATAGGTGAGATTCGTGACCAAGAAACGCTTCGTATAGCTATACAAGCTGCACTTACAGGACACTTAGTTTTTTCAACTCTGCACACAAATGATGCTGTTAGCGCTATCCCAAGAATGGTTGATATGGGGATTGAGCCGTATTTGATAAGTGGTTCGATTGTAGCCATTGAAGCACAAAGACTTGTTAGAAAGCTTTGCTCGCACTGCAAACAACCAGTAAATTTACCAAAAAGCACGTTGGATAAAATCTCACAATACCTACCACAAAACTATACATTTTTTAAAGCTGTAGGTTGTGATAAATGCTCTCAAGCTGGATATGCTGGAAGAGAGATGATAAGTGAAGTTTTGCCGATATCCGATAAAATGCAAAGTTTAATAGCAAATGGTGCTTCAAAAGAAGAGCTAAAAAAAGTAGCTTATGAAGAGGGTTATATAGATATGTTCCATGATGGTATAATTAGAGCAGCAAATGGAGTTACAAGTATAGAAGAAATTTATAGGGTGGCTAAAGAATGA
- a CDS encoding type II secretion system F family protein has protein sequence MKNFEVEYIKNGKRQKMFLRANDRVAAQNIAKKKNSGVIVKVGETQTVSLGEQLGDFKDRVSRLLGLSSKIKIPSLVASVRQLSVMTNAGISIHDSIKEVTNSSEDKRLKEIFSVMNDDLNSGLSLTESVSKFRNDFGDIVVAMINLGESTGNMAEALSKLAMMLQEVWDNQQKFKKAMRYPITIMCALAIAFLVLMLYVVPKFREIFEELGANLPLPTRILLGIESALSNYGFYILVGFLALIFGLKHAYKTSDEFKKGWDKYILKVYLFGKIIFFSTMSRFTLIFTELVRAGIPIADALDTAVKMVDNEVLKTKLSSVKIAVQQGVSLTDAFRNTGIFESMLIQMISAGEQSGSLDAMLKNVADYYKMKFNEIIDNISSYVEPILLLFMAAMVLLLALGIFMPMWDLGSAVKS, from the coding sequence ATGAAAAATTTTGAAGTAGAATATATAAAAAATGGCAAGCGCCAAAAGATGTTTTTGCGAGCAAACGACAGAGTTGCTGCTCAAAACATAGCAAAAAAGAAAAACAGTGGCGTTATAGTCAAAGTTGGCGAGACTCAAACCGTGTCTTTAGGAGAGCAGCTAGGCGACTTTAAAGATAGAGTTAGTAGGCTTTTAGGGCTTAGCAGCAAGATAAAAATTCCAAGCTTAGTAGCTTCTGTAAGACAGCTTTCAGTTATGACAAATGCTGGAATTTCTATACACGATAGTATAAAAGAGGTTACAAATTCAAGCGAAGATAAAAGGCTAAAAGAGATATTTTCTGTTATGAACGATGACCTTAACTCTGGTCTTAGCCTAACAGAATCGGTAAGTAAATTTAGAAATGATTTTGGCGATATAGTTGTTGCTATGATAAATTTAGGTGAAAGCACTGGTAACATGGCTGAAGCGCTTTCAAAGCTTGCTATGATGCTCCAAGAAGTGTGGGATAACCAACAAAAATTTAAAAAAGCTATGCGATATCCGATAACCATTATGTGTGCTTTGGCTATAGCATTTTTGGTTTTGATGCTCTATGTTGTGCCTAAATTTAGGGAGATTTTTGAGGAGCTAGGAGCAAATTTACCACTTCCTACAAGGATATTGCTTGGTATAGAAAGTGCATTAAGCAACTATGGATTTTATATTTTAGTTGGATTTTTAGCTCTTATATTTGGACTAAAACATGCCTATAAAACAAGTGATGAGTTTAAAAAAGGGTGGGATAAGTATATTTTAAAAGTATATCTTTTTGGTAAGATTATATTTTTCTCTACGATGTCAAGATTTACGCTTATTTTTACAGAGCTTGTTCGTGCTGGTATACCGATAGCTGATGCGCTAGATACTGCCGTAAAAATGGTAGATAATGAAGTTTTAAAAACAAAACTTTCATCTGTTAAAATAGCTGTTCAACAAGGTGTTAGCCTGACTGATGCGTTTAGAAATACTGGAATTTTTGAAAGCATGCTTATACAGATGATTAGCGCAGGTGAACAAAGTGGTAGCTTAGATGCTATGCTTAAGAATGTTGCTGATTATTATAAGATGAAATTCAATGAAATTATAGATAACATATCAAGCTATGTCGAGCCTATACTTTTGCTTTTTATGGCTGCTATGGTTTTACTTCTTGCGCTTGGTATATTTATGCCTATGTGGGATCTTGGAAGCGCTGTCAAATCCTAA